The Cellulomonas flavigena DSM 20109 DNA segment CGGACCGCGGGCCGGCGTGGGCGTCGCCAGTGCTCTGCTCGTCGACTACGTGCTGACCGTCGCGGTGTCGATCTCCTCGGGAGCGCAGTACGCCGCGACGGCGGTGCCCGCGCTGCGGGGCCACGAGACGTCGTTCGCGGTCGGCCTGGTCGCGGTGCTGGCACTCGCGAACCTGCGTGGCGTCAAGGAGTCCGGGCGCGCGTTCGCGATCCCGGTGTACCTCTTCATGGGGGCGATCGGCTCGCTCGCCGTGGTGGGTGCCGTGCGTCACCTCACCGGCACGCTGCCGCCCGCCGAGAGCGCGACGCTCGGCGTCGTGGCGGAGTCCGGGTTCGAGCAGGGGCTCATGGGCCTGGCCGGGGGGTTCCTGGTGCTGCGGGCGTTCGCGTCGGGGTGCGCGGCGCTGACGGGTGTCGAGGCCATCAGCAACGGGGTGCCGGCGTTCCGCAAGCCGAAGTCGCGCAACGCGGCCACGACGCTCGCACTGCTCGGCGGGATCTCGATCACGATGATCATGTCGATCCTGTTCCTGGCGAGCGCCACGGGGGTGCGGTTCGTCCACGACCCCGCGACCCAGCTGCTGCGCGACGGCGTGCCCGTGGGCGAGGACTACGAGCAGCACCCCGTGATCAGCCAGCTCGCGGCGTCGGTGTTCTCCGGTGTCCCCGTGCTGTTCGTCGTCGTGTCGGTCGTCACGGGCCTCATCCTGGTGCTCGCCGCCAACACGGCGTTCAACGGCTTCCCCGTGCTCGGGTCGATCCTCGCGAAGGACGGGTACCTGCCGCGGCAGCTGCACACGCGGGGCGACCGGCTCGCGTTCTCCAACGGCATCCTCACGCTCGCGGCGGCCGCCATCGCGCTGGTCTGGGCGTTCGACGCGCAGGTCACGCGCCTGATCCAGCTGTACATCGTCGGCGTCTTCGTGTCGTTCACGCTGTCGCAGCTCGGCATGGTGCGGCACTGGACGCGCGCGCTGCGGACCGAGCCGGACCCGGGCGCACGGTCGCGCATGCGTCGCTCGCGCGTCGTCAACGCGATCGGTCTGGGGATGACGGGCACCGTGCTCCTCATCGCCCTCGCCACCAAGTTCACGCACGGTGCCTGGATCGCGATCCTCGCGATGGGGATGGTGTACCTCGTGATGCAGGCGGTCCACCAGCACTACGGGCGCGTGCGTGCCGAGCTCGCGCTCGGCACCGACCTGCAGGCGGCGCGCGCGCTGCCCAGCCGCGTGCACGCCGTGGTGCTCGTCTCGCACCTGCACCGTCCGACGATGCGCGCGCTGGCCTACGCGCGGGCGTCTCGCCCGAGCGTGCTCGAGGCGGTCACCGTGGGGGTCGACGCCGACGAGGTCGCGGCGCTGCGCGCGCAGTGGGACGCGGCGGA contains these protein-coding regions:
- a CDS encoding APC family permease; protein product: MSDLADAAKRLVLGRPVRSDRLGHTLLPKRVALPVFASDALSSVAYAPDEILLTLSIAGLSALTISPWVGLAVALVLLTVVASYRQNVHAYPSGGGDYEVASVNLGPRAGVGVASALLVDYVLTVAVSISSGAQYAATAVPALRGHETSFAVGLVAVLALANLRGVKESGRAFAIPVYLFMGAIGSLAVVGAVRHLTGTLPPAESATLGVVAESGFEQGLMGLAGGFLVLRAFASGCAALTGVEAISNGVPAFRKPKSRNAATTLALLGGISITMIMSILFLASATGVRFVHDPATQLLRDGVPVGEDYEQHPVISQLAASVFSGVPVLFVVVSVVTGLILVLAANTAFNGFPVLGSILAKDGYLPRQLHTRGDRLAFSNGILTLAAAAIALVWAFDAQVTRLIQLYIVGVFVSFTLSQLGMVRHWTRALRTEPDPGARSRMRRSRVVNAIGLGMTGTVLLIALATKFTHGAWIAILAMGMVYLVMQAVHQHYGRVRAELALGTDLQAARALPSRVHAVVLVSHLHRPTMRALAYARASRPSVLEAVTVGVDADEVAALRAQWDAADLPVPLKVLDSPFREITRPVLTYVRSIRRESPRDIVVVYIPEYVVGHWWEHLLHNQSALRLKSRLLFTPGVVVASVPWQLASSAGQTGLEDSVRGTVPRGY